The genome window CGGGCGCGGTGGCCGTCGCGGAGGCCGTTCGCGAGGTTCAGCGCTCCAGAACGCTCGGCAATCCCGACAAGGACGGCGTCAAGGAGCGCGTCGCATCCAGGCTTTCTCGCGCTGAGGCGCGCGCGAGCCGTCACGTCATGGTCGGGATCGGCATAGTGGCCACAATCGGCTCGGTTGCGCCGTTCGTCGGATTGTTCGGCACCGTCTGGGGCATCATGAACGCCTTCATCGGCATTTCGAAAGCCCAAACCACGAACCTTGCCGTGGTCGCGCCCGGCATCGCCGAAGCACTCCTCGCCACCGCGCTCGGCCTCGTCGCCGCGATCCCGGCTGTGGTCGTTTATAACGCCTTCGCGCGGCAAATCACCGACTACCGCCAGCTTCTCGCCGATGCTTCGGCCGCAGTCGAAAGGCTCGTGAGCTTCGATTTGGATGCAAGATGCACGGCCCGGCCTCGCATCAAGGCGGCGGCGGAGTAGCGCGATGGCCGGTAGTTTTAAGCGGGAGCCGAGCGACGCCGTCGAGGAAAGCCACGAGATCAACGTCACGCCGCTGATCGACGTGATGCTGGTGTTGCTCATCATCTTCATGGTCGCCGCGCCGCTTTCCACGGTGGATGTGCCGGTCGATCTTCCGACATCGAACGCGCAACCCAGGCCGCGCCCGGCCGAGCCGCTCTTCATCACGGTCAAGGCCGACCTAACGCTCGCAATTGGCAACGATCCAGTCCCGCGCGAGGCGATCAAGGCCGCGCTCGACGCCAGGACGAAGGGCGACACCGAGCAGCGCGTCTTCGTGCGCGCGGACAGGAGCGTCGATTACGGCTCGCTGATGGACTCGATGAACCTTCTGCGAAGCGCGGGCTATCTGAAAATCGGGCTCGTCGGACTAGAGGCCGCGCCGCAGGCTGGCGCAGCGGCGGTGGGGAAGCCATGACCACAGCGGATTGGGGCTTCGACGCGACTGGCGGCATGGATGAGGGGCGGCGCGATGCGGTGCGCTGGACTGCTGCCGCCGCCGCAGCAGCAGCGCTCTATGCTGGTGTGACCGTTGCCATCCTCTTGCAGCCTGAAGACGCGGCGCCCGCATTGATCGATCCCGCTGGCGCGGTCATGGTCGAGCTTTCCCCGATCGTGGCCGCCCCTGATACGCCGATGCGCGATGTCGCAACGGGCGCAGAATCGGAAGCTTCGCCCGAACAGGAGGTCAGCGAGCCGAAGCCGAAAGAAAATCAATTGCAGGAAGAAGAAACCAAGCTTCCCGAGTTCGACAAAGCGGAAGCTATCATCGAGCAGGCGCGGCCGGAGCCTCAACCCGAGAAGCCGGTCGAAAAGAAGCCCGTTGAAAAGAAGCCGGAGGAGCAGAAGCCGCAGCGGCAAAAATCGACCGCGCGCGCCGCAGCTGCGCCCCGCCCGAACAAGGCCAGACATGCAGCCTTTAACGCCGCACCGTCCGCAGGCGTCTCTTCT of Rhodomicrobium vannielii ATCC 17100 contains these proteins:
- the exbB gene encoding tonB-system energizer ExbB, with amino-acid sequence MQSEATPRRLNTVSRMIAVGAMLLIAASPAFAQDEAQQQPQTTQLDAGPVAEAQAPLATPESDPLPLPPGDKPTSKQLPHELSPLGMFHAADVVVKTVMIALMLASFLTWTVFFAKTAELWAARRGLKAAIMSIDSAPSLDAAAEAVAQTKGPGAVAVAEAVREVQRSRTLGNPDKDGVKERVASRLSRAEARASRHVMVGIGIVATIGSVAPFVGLFGTVWGIMNAFIGISKAQTTNLAVVAPGIAEALLATALGLVAAIPAVVVYNAFARQITDYRQLLADASAAVERLVSFDLDARCTARPRIKAAAE
- the exbD gene encoding TonB system transport protein ExbD is translated as MAGSFKREPSDAVEESHEINVTPLIDVMLVLLIIFMVAAPLSTVDVPVDLPTSNAQPRPRPAEPLFITVKADLTLAIGNDPVPREAIKAALDARTKGDTEQRVFVRADRSVDYGSLMDSMNLLRSAGYLKIGLVGLEAAPQAGAAAVGKP
- a CDS encoding energy transducer TonB family protein — translated: MTTADWGFDATGGMDEGRRDAVRWTAAAAAAAALYAGVTVAILLQPEDAAPALIDPAGAVMVELSPIVAAPDTPMRDVATGAESEASPEQEVSEPKPKENQLQEEETKLPEFDKAEAIIEQARPEPQPEKPVEKKPVEKKPEEQKPQRQKSTARAAAAPRPNKARHAAFNAAPSAGVSSSASAASWRSAVVGHLNRHKRHPGGASNGTASVAFAIDRQGRVLWARLTRSSGSSQLDAEAVSLARRASPVPAPPAEMARGTITLSVPLRFTR